Within Flavobacteriales bacterium, the genomic segment TGGTAGGATTAATTAAAGATGAAGTAGTTCTTACGCCGATGCAAAAAGTGGTAGAGAACAATAATAGTATTAACGAAGATTTATACATATTAAACGAAATTATATCTAGATAAAATGACAAAAATTAAAGTTGCAATAAACGGATTTGGAAGAATAGGAAGAAGCTTTTTTAGACAGTCTCTTCAATCCAACGACATTGAGATAGTTGCTATTAATGACTTAACGGATGTTAAAACATTAGCACACTTATTAAAATACGATTCTACACATGGTGTATTACCTAACTTTATAAGTTGTTCAGGCGATTCTATTCTAGTAGACTCTGCTGAAATACCAGTATATTCTTGTCCTAACCCACAAGAACTACCATGGAAAGAAGTAGGGGTAGACGTAGTATTAGAATGTACTGGTCGTTTTCTAAAAAATGAGCAAGCTTTACAACACGTAATAGCTGGAGCAAAAAAAGTAATTGTATCTGCACCATCGCCTGACGCAAAGACGGTAGTTTTAGGTGTTAATGATGAAATTATTACTGAGGATGACTTTGTGTTTTCAAACGCATCATGTACTACTAACTGCCTAGCACCTTTAGCTAAAGTTATCAATGATAATTTTGGTATTAAGTCTGGTTATATCACTACAACGCATGCATTTACTGCAGACCAGAGTTTACAGGATATGCCTCACAAAGACTTAAGAAGAGCACGTTCAGCAATGAATTCTATTATACCTACAAAAACAGGTGCTGCATCAGCCGTAGGTAAAGTATTGCCACAATTAAATGGTAAGTTAGACGGTATAGCTTTAAGAGTGCCTGTTGCTTGTGGCTCAATCACTGATTTTGTGTGTGTTGTAGATAAAGAAACAACAAGAGATGAGGTAAACAAAGTATTACAAGATGCTGCTGAAGGACCAATGAAAGGTATTCTAGCATTGAGCTCGGACCCATTAGTGTCGATTGATATTGTTGGCAGAAAAGAGTCTTCAATTGTTGATACTGAATTGACTAAAGTGGATGGAAACCTTGTGAAGTTAGTTTCATGGTACGACAATGAGTCAGGATATTCAGCACGTCTAATTGACTTGTGCTCTAGAGTATTGCGCGAAACTTTAAATAAAGATTTAGACTAATGAGTAAAATAGTAGTTATAGCCCACGATAATTTCAAAGCCGATTTACTACATTTTCTAAAAGAGAAAAAATCGTGGTTTTTTGGCAGAGAAATTGTAGCTACTGGCAGAACTGCTACATTCTTGGAGGAAGGTGAATTAAACCTACCTCTAACACACGTTAGAAAAGGGGCAGAAGGCGGATACCTTCAAATAATTGATATGATTAAGCAAGGAGAAGTAGAGATCGTATTTTTCTTTAGAGACGCTACCATTCTTCAACCATATCATCAAGACATAACCTCTTTATTGGATAATTGCGATTTGAATAACATTCCAGTAGGAACTAATCTTGCCGCTGCAGGGCTTCTAATTATTGGTAAAATCCGAATGGAGGCATCGCAAAGTATGCAGTCTAAAATCGAAAGTAAATAATGAGAGTTAGTTTATAATTCACTTTAAACAAATATAATGAAAGTAATAGGGGTAGATATAGGAGGAACGAATACTGAACTCGGTATTGTTGACTCTAGAGACGGTATTGTAAAACTAAGTAAGTTTAAAACGAAAGGAAATGAGTCCTTTAAGGCATATATAGATTTACTAACGGAGAATATTCGTTTGCTTAGTTTAGAGCAAGACATTCAATCTATAGGTATTGGTGCCCCAAACTATAACTCTAAAACCGAAACTTTTTGTCCTGTTAATTTTCCATGGGATGATTTGGAGCCGTTCAACCTCATGAAACACATAGAGGCGGCATTAAATATTCCTACTTTTATGGTGAATGACGCTAATGCATCTGCTTTAGCAGAAAACCGTTATGGTGCAGGCAAAAAATACACGGACTTTGCTCTCATTACTATTGGTACTGGACTTGGTGGTGGTATCATTATAAATAATCAGTTGTTTGATG encodes:
- the gap gene encoding type I glyceraldehyde-3-phosphate dehydrogenase — encoded protein: MTKIKVAINGFGRIGRSFFRQSLQSNDIEIVAINDLTDVKTLAHLLKYDSTHGVLPNFISCSGDSILVDSAEIPVYSCPNPQELPWKEVGVDVVLECTGRFLKNEQALQHVIAGAKKVIVSAPSPDAKTVVLGVNDEIITEDDFVFSNASCTTNCLAPLAKVINDNFGIKSGYITTTHAFTADQSLQDMPHKDLRRARSAMNSIIPTKTGAASAVGKVLPQLNGKLDGIALRVPVACGSITDFVCVVDKETTRDEVNKVLQDAAEGPMKGILALSSDPLVSIDIVGRKESSIVDTELTKVDGNLVKLVSWYDNESGYSARLIDLCSRVLRETLNKDLD
- a CDS encoding methylglyoxal synthase; translation: MSKIVVIAHDNFKADLLHFLKEKKSWFFGREIVATGRTATFLEEGELNLPLTHVRKGAEGGYLQIIDMIKQGEVEIVFFFRDATILQPYHQDITSLLDNCDLNNIPVGTNLAAAGLLIIGKIRMEASQSMQSKIESK